A genome region from Flavobacterium sp. includes the following:
- a CDS encoding SPFH domain-containing protein encodes MSTAFIILLVLAFFIFMSSFFTVKQQTSVIVERFGKFTSVRNSGLQLKLPIIDRIAGRVNLKIQQLDVLIETQTKDNVFIKMKVSVQFKVIQEHVYEAFYKLEYPHDQITAYVFDVVRAEVPKLILDDVFVRKDDIAIAVKRELNEAMTTYGYDIINTLVTDIDPDIQVKNAMNRINAAEREKTAAMFESEAQRIRIVAKAKAEAESKKLQGQGIADQRREIARGLVESVEVLNQVGINSQEASALIVITQHYDTLQAIGADTNSNLILLPNSPQAASDMLNSMVTSFSASNIIGEEMKKQPKKVKKTSNSDINYNPSDTSEPTETA; translated from the coding sequence ATGAGTACAGCATTTATTATCTTATTAGTATTAGCATTCTTCATTTTCATGTCGTCTTTCTTCACTGTAAAACAACAAACAAGTGTTATTGTAGAACGCTTTGGGAAATTTACAAGTGTAAGAAATTCGGGTTTACAATTAAAACTTCCAATAATTGATAGAATTGCAGGTCGTGTAAATCTAAAAATTCAACAATTAGATGTTCTTATTGAAACACAAACTAAAGACAATGTGTTTATTAAAATGAAAGTTTCTGTTCAGTTCAAAGTAATTCAGGAACATGTATATGAAGCTTTTTATAAATTAGAATATCCACACGATCAAATTACGGCTTATGTATTTGACGTAGTTCGTGCCGAGGTTCCTAAATTAATTTTGGATGATGTGTTTGTTCGTAAAGATGATATTGCAATTGCTGTAAAACGAGAGTTGAATGAAGCGATGACAACTTATGGTTATGACATTATCAATACACTTGTAACAGATATTGATCCGGATATTCAGGTAAAAAATGCAATGAACAGAATCAATGCCGCCGAAAGAGAAAAAACAGCAGCGATGTTTGAATCTGAAGCACAACGTATTAGAATTGTAGCTAAAGCAAAAGCTGAAGCTGAAAGTAAAAAACTTCAAGGTCAAGGTATTGCAGATCAACGTAGAGAAATTGCACGCGGATTAGTAGAAAGTGTTGAAGTTTTAAACCAGGTTGGAATCAATTCACAGGAAGCATCTGCATTGATTGTAATTACACAACATTATGATACGCTGCAAGCTATTGGAGCCGATACTAATTCTAATTTGATATTATTACCAAACTCTCCACAAGCTGCAAGTGATATGTTAAACAGTATGGTAACTAGTTTTTCAGCTTCAAATATTATCGGAGAAGAAATGAAAAAACAACCTAAAAAAGTTAAAAAAACTAGCAATTCAGATATAAATTATAATCCATCAGATACATCTGAGCCAACAGAAACGGCTTAA
- a CDS encoding DUF6327 family protein encodes MEKKKYSSYAEIDRDLEILKLEKDINYQKLVLSFQKTKESITPQKIVNGFVSSYTGYVKNSFPEILQSIIPFVINWFINKKRGS; translated from the coding sequence ATGGAAAAGAAAAAATACTCATCTTATGCTGAAATTGACAGAGATTTAGAAATTCTGAAACTAGAAAAAGATATCAATTATCAAAAATTAGTGCTGAGTTTTCAGAAAACAAAAGAAAGCATTACACCGCAAAAAATCGTAAACGGATTTGTTTCATCTTATACAGGATATGTTAAGAATTCATTTCCAGAAATTTTACAATCTATTATACCATTTGTAATCAACTGGTTTATAAATAAAAAAAGAGGCAGTTAA
- a CDS encoding competence protein, with protein MAFEELKENTEKIQEQTKVYIDSHLAYYKLWGFKVAMKSTTLIFKFTLILLCFSMVLLFGSFAAAYAFGDLFGSNALGFLAVGGIYLLFTILLFLIKDKIVEGPILEKFSEIFFND; from the coding sequence ATGGCTTTTGAAGAGTTAAAAGAAAATACCGAAAAAATCCAGGAACAAACTAAAGTTTACATTGACAGCCATTTAGCTTATTATAAACTCTGGGGTTTTAAAGTAGCAATGAAATCAACGACTTTGATTTTTAAGTTTACGTTGATATTATTATGTTTTAGTATGGTTTTACTTTTCGGATCTTTTGCTGCAGCGTATGCTTTTGGAGATTTATTTGGAAGTAATGCTTTGGGATTTTTGGCAGTAGGAGGGATCTATCTTTTGTTTACAATTTTGCTTTTTCTGATAAAAGATAAGATTGTTGAAGGCCCGATTTTGGAGAAATTTTCAGAAATATTTTTTAATGATTGA
- a CDS encoding YtxH domain-containing protein, with protein sequence MSNNSNTIAAILAGAAVGAALGILFAPDKGSKTRAKIKEGIDDAKHNLQDSFEASSEVLKEKFTSATQNLDGTLTDMLSNVSHKTEEVITFLESKLADLKAQNAKLQK encoded by the coding sequence ATGTCAAATAATTCAAATACAATCGCAGCAATTTTAGCTGGTGCTGCAGTAGGAGCAGCTCTTGGAATCTTGTTTGCTCCAGATAAAGGATCAAAAACCAGAGCTAAAATTAAAGAAGGAATTGATGATGCAAAACATAATTTGCAGGATTCTTTTGAAGCTAGTTCTGAAGTTCTTAAAGAAAAATTTACTAGTGCAACACAAAATCTTGACGGAACTTTAACTGATATGCTTTCAAATGTAAGTCATAAAACAGAAGAAGTAATCACTTTTTTAGAATCTAAACTGGCTGATTTAAAAGCACAAAACGCTAAACTTCAAAAATAA
- a CDS encoding glutamine--tRNA ligase/YqeY domain fusion protein: protein MASEEKSLNFIEQIIEEDVKSGLSNTKLRFRFPPEPNGYLHIGHASSIALNFGLGIDYQSPVNLRFDDTNPEKEEQEFVDAIKKDVEWLGYTWAEERYASDYFQQLYDWAVLLIKKDKAYVDSQTSEEMAIQKGTPSTTGTDSPFRNRSVEENLDLFERMKNGEFEAGTHILRAKIDMKSTNMLMRDPIMYRILHKHHHRTGDAWKIYPMYDWAHGQSDYLEQISHSFCTLEFLPHRELYDWFLDQIFDDNKLRPKQREFARRNLSHTVVSKRKLQQLVKEKHVNGWDDPRMSTISGLRRRGYTAASLRNFANTIGIAKRDNLINVSVLEFCIREDLNKIAPRVMAVLDPVKLVITNYPEGKEEWLEAENNQEDESAGFRKVPFSRELYIEREDFLEEAPAKFFRLTLGKEVRLKNAYIIKGEFVIKDSEGNITEIHVTYDTDSLSGSGTEASQRKVSGTLHWVSIKHALEAEVRLYDRLFTDEAPDSYKEKNFLDFVNPNSLEIVTGYVEPSLATAQNEDKFQFQRLGYFTVDKDSTPSKLVFNKTVGLKDAWEEKGKKEENSINNSLKDINKYFKVETKPERIAIESAIGENIKNISTFSLLQNSLKKNINNNKASLLFSQFILKYSNWKSTDFEEEDIKKLYSMSLKSESTYVRSKALLNLRDIESESFKNQFDDEILKLYSNPPKNASEREIEILSEMVKK from the coding sequence ATGGCATCAGAAGAGAAATCACTCAATTTTATTGAACAAATCATAGAGGAAGACGTAAAATCAGGTCTTTCAAACACTAAACTTCGCTTTCGTTTTCCACCAGAACCTAATGGGTATTTGCACATTGGGCACGCGAGTTCTATTGCGTTAAATTTTGGTTTAGGAATTGATTATCAATCTCCTGTGAATTTACGTTTTGATGATACAAACCCTGAAAAAGAAGAACAGGAATTTGTTGATGCTATTAAAAAAGATGTAGAATGGCTGGGTTATACTTGGGCAGAAGAGCGCTATGCATCAGACTATTTTCAACAATTGTACGACTGGGCAGTTTTATTAATAAAAAAAGATAAAGCTTATGTTGATAGTCAGACTTCTGAAGAAATGGCTATTCAAAAAGGAACTCCGTCTACAACTGGAACCGATTCTCCATTTAGAAATAGATCTGTAGAAGAAAACTTAGATTTATTCGAAAGAATGAAAAACGGTGAATTTGAGGCTGGTACACATATTCTTCGTGCAAAAATTGACATGAAATCAACAAACATGTTGATGCGTGATCCTATCATGTACAGAATTTTACATAAACATCACCACAGAACTGGAGATGCTTGGAAAATCTATCCAATGTACGATTGGGCACATGGACAAAGTGATTATTTAGAGCAAATTTCTCATTCATTTTGTACACTTGAATTTTTGCCTCACCGTGAATTATACGATTGGTTTTTAGATCAAATTTTTGATGATAATAAACTGCGTCCAAAGCAAAGAGAATTTGCAAGACGTAATTTATCACATACAGTTGTTAGTAAAAGAAAATTACAGCAACTAGTTAAGGAAAAGCATGTTAACGGTTGGGATGATCCAAGAATGTCAACAATTTCCGGGTTAAGAAGACGCGGTTATACAGCTGCATCTTTGCGTAATTTTGCTAATACAATTGGTATTGCAAAGCGTGATAATTTGATAAATGTATCGGTTTTAGAATTCTGTATTCGTGAAGATTTGAACAAAATTGCACCTCGTGTAATGGCTGTTTTAGATCCTGTAAAATTGGTAATTACGAATTATCCGGAAGGAAAAGAAGAGTGGTTGGAAGCTGAAAATAACCAAGAAGATGAAAGTGCTGGATTCAGAAAAGTGCCTTTTTCTCGTGAATTATACATCGAAAGAGAAGACTTTTTAGAAGAAGCTCCAGCTAAATTTTTCCGTTTAACTTTAGGAAAAGAAGTTCGTCTTAAAAATGCTTATATCATTAAAGGTGAATTTGTTATAAAAGATTCTGAAGGAAATATTACAGAAATTCATGTAACTTATGATACTGATTCTTTAAGCGGAAGCGGAACAGAAGCAAGCCAAAGAAAAGTATCTGGAACATTACATTGGGTTTCTATCAAACATGCATTAGAAGCTGAAGTTCGTTTGTACGATCGTTTGTTTACAGATGAAGCTCCGGACAGTTATAAAGAGAAAAATTTCTTAGATTTTGTGAATCCAAATTCATTAGAAATTGTAACTGGATATGTTGAACCAAGTTTAGCAACAGCTCAAAATGAAGATAAATTTCAGTTTCAACGTTTAGGATATTTTACTGTTGATAAAGACTCAACTCCTTCAAAATTAGTGTTTAACAAGACTGTTGGATTGAAAGATGCCTGGGAAGAAAAAGGTAAAAAAGAAGAAAACAGCATCAATAATTCTTTGAAAGATATTAACAAATACTTTAAAGTTGAAACAAAACCTGAGAGAATTGCTATTGAAAGTGCAATAGGAGAGAACATCAAAAATATCTCTACTTTTTCTCTTTTACAGAATTCATTAAAGAAAAATATCAACAATAATAAGGCTTCGCTGTTGTTTTCTCAGTTTATTTTGAAATATTCAAACTGGAAATCGACAGATTTTGAAGAAGAAGATATTAAGAAATTATATTCGATGTCTTTAAAAAGTGAATCAACTTATGTAAGATCAAAAGCACTTTTAAATTTAAGAGATATCGAAAGTGAAAGTTTCAAAAATCAATTTGATGATGAAATTTTAAAATTATATTCAAATCCACCAAAAAATGCTTCTGAAAGAGAAATCGAAATTCTTTCTGAAATGGTTAAGAAATAA
- the folB gene encoding dihydroneopterin aldolase yields MGVIKLKNIRTFSYHGCLIEEGKIGSDYTVDLKIKTNLQKSAETDHLLDTVDYVHLNKIVTEEMAIRSHLLEHVAKRINIRVLAEIKTVEKTTVWVSKINPPIGGDVESVTIKMTEIRA; encoded by the coding sequence ATGGGAGTTATAAAATTAAAAAACATCCGTACTTTTTCTTACCACGGATGTTTAATTGAAGAAGGAAAAATTGGATCTGATTATACTGTCGATCTAAAAATTAAAACCAATTTACAGAAATCTGCAGAAACAGATCATCTTTTAGATACTGTTGACTATGTTCATTTGAACAAAATTGTGACAGAAGAAATGGCAATTCGTTCGCATTTATTAGAACATGTTGCCAAAAGAATCAATATTCGAGTATTGGCAGAGATAAAAACTGTAGAAAAAACAACAGTTTGGGTTTCTAAAATTAATCCGCCTATTGGTGGTGATGTTGAATCAGTTACTATAAAAATGACCGAAATTAGAGCGTAA
- a CDS encoding LysE family transporter: protein MINDILAGLPWGLFLSFMVGPVFFILLETSITKGFRAAIVFDFGVVFGDIFFIAIAYLGSYRLISSLKDKPALFIFGGIIMLAYGIISFVRLKKEEKINDEEIDRDIIKRNYGSLFIKGFLLNVINIGVLGFWLAVIISIGPKLEMQNSRMITFFASVIITYLLVDCLKILLAKQLKSKMTPNNILKIKKGISIVLMVFGVALMVQGWFPKEKEMVKNAFEKIENK, encoded by the coding sequence ATGATAAACGATATTTTGGCTGGACTGCCGTGGGGACTTTTTCTTAGCTTTATGGTAGGTCCGGTATTTTTTATACTATTAGAAACTAGTATTACAAAAGGATTTAGAGCAGCAATAGTTTTTGATTTTGGAGTAGTTTTTGGCGATATATTTTTTATTGCTATTGCTTATTTAGGAAGTTACAGACTGATTTCCAGTTTAAAAGACAAACCGGCTCTTTTTATTTTTGGAGGAATTATAATGCTGGCTTATGGTATAATTTCTTTTGTGAGATTAAAAAAAGAAGAAAAAATTAATGATGAAGAAATTGACCGTGATATTATAAAAAGAAATTATGGAAGTTTATTTATCAAAGGCTTTTTACTCAACGTTATTAACATTGGAGTTTTAGGTTTTTGGCTTGCTGTAATTATTTCTATAGGACCAAAATTAGAAATGCAAAATTCCAGAATGATTACTTTTTTTGCCTCAGTTATCATAACTTATTTGTTAGTTGACTGTCTTAAAATATTATTAGCCAAACAATTAAAATCTAAAATGACGCCAAATAATATTCTTAAAATCAAAAAAGGAATAAGTATTGTTTTAATGGTTTTTGGAGTTGCTTTAATGGTTCAGGGATGGTTTCCTAAAGAAAAAGAAATGGTTAAAAATGCTTTTGAAAAGATTGAAAATAAGTAA
- a CDS encoding head GIN domain-containing protein — MKKLIIGAVILFAQMSFGQVTKELGDFDTVKVYDKLSVKLIQSSENKVVIKGVREAELEAVNKNGVLKLRMPFPKLLSGNDLEVTLYYKHLELIDVNEGAEVISKEAIKATSFKVSAQEGGKINVDLNVDKLKVSSVSGGEITATGKADNLDASLGAGGYFLGSKLATSQTKVSVSAGGKADVNASTLVEAKVSAGGSIYIYGKPKQINQKTVLGGKIEEVK, encoded by the coding sequence ATGAAAAAGCTAATTATTGGAGCAGTAATTTTATTTGCACAAATGTCTTTTGGTCAGGTTACCAAAGAATTAGGAGATTTTGATACCGTAAAAGTTTACGACAAATTAAGTGTAAAATTAATTCAGTCGTCTGAAAATAAAGTTGTTATAAAAGGTGTAAGGGAAGCTGAACTGGAAGCTGTAAATAAAAATGGCGTTTTAAAATTAAGAATGCCTTTTCCTAAACTTCTTTCAGGAAATGATCTTGAAGTAACTTTGTATTATAAACATTTAGAATTGATTGATGTTAATGAAGGAGCTGAAGTTATAAGCAAAGAAGCTATAAAAGCAACTTCTTTTAAAGTTAGTGCACAGGAAGGTGGAAAAATTAATGTAGATTTGAACGTTGATAAGTTAAAAGTAAGTTCTGTTTCAGGAGGAGAAATTACGGCAACAGGTAAAGCAGATAATCTTGATGCGAGTTTAGGAGCCGGGGGTTATTTCCTTGGAAGTAAATTGGCCACTTCTCAAACGAAAGTAAGCGTTTCTGCGGGCGGAAAAGCCGATGTTAATGCTTCGACCCTTGTCGAGGCAAAAGTAAGCGCAGGAGGCTCTATTTACATTTATGGAAAACCTAAACAAATCAATCAAAAAACAGTATTAGGAGGTAAAATCGAAGAAGTAAAATAA
- the rnr gene encoding ribonuclease R: protein MSKKIRKPIKKDKDFSGKILKILSQNANKPFNYKQIAAKLELDDTKSRNQIIKDLKLLAAQKKIIETEPGKYLVKAISQDYYEGTIDMTSRKTAYFICDEFEEDVFIPTNNLNRALDKDKVKVYVYNRRKGKRPEGEVIEVLERDKTEFVGVIDMQPNFAFVSTANPKMYTDIFIPKDKIGEAENGDVVLVKIEDWPKRADSPFGSVIRVLGKPGEHNTEIHAILAEYGLPSDFPVEVEVFAQKLDTSIQESEIAKRRDMRDTLTFTIDPKDAKDFDDALSFKKLENGNFEIGVHIADVSYYLEEGTILDDEAYQRATSVYLVDRVVPMLPEVLSNFACSLRPNEEKYTFSAIFEVSPTAQVINQWFGRTVIYSDQRFAYEEAQYIIETKDNTIPVDISITGESYIVSDEIREATLKLDELAKILRKKRMQQGAISFDKVEVKFNLDEAGEPEGVYFKISKDANHLIEEFMLLANRKVAEYIGKQKKTFVYRIHDEPNEDKLIAMQTVIAKFGYKIDFRTKGDIAKSINTLMEEVSGKKEQNLIDTLAIRSMSKAKYSTDNIGHYGLAFDYYSHFTSPIRRYPDVMVHRLLQYYLDGGASVDEEEYETKSLHCSNMENLATNAERDSIKYMQVKYMQDHQDEEFLGVISGVTEWGIYVEIVSNKCEGMVRIREIKDDYYTFDERQYALVGATSNRLLQLGDEIYVKVKNADLVKKQLDFHFLRRAE from the coding sequence ATGAGTAAGAAAATTAGAAAGCCGATAAAAAAAGACAAAGATTTCTCTGGAAAAATACTAAAAATTTTATCGCAAAATGCTAATAAACCATTCAATTATAAACAGATAGCAGCTAAGCTTGAACTTGATGATACAAAAAGCAGAAATCAGATTATAAAAGATCTGAAACTTCTGGCTGCTCAAAAGAAGATTATAGAAACAGAACCTGGTAAATATTTGGTAAAAGCAATAAGCCAGGATTACTACGAAGGCACAATAGATATGACGAGCAGAAAAACGGCATATTTTATTTGTGATGAATTTGAAGAAGATGTTTTTATTCCGACTAATAATTTGAATCGTGCATTAGATAAAGACAAAGTAAAAGTTTATGTCTATAACAGAAGAAAAGGAAAAAGACCTGAAGGTGAAGTAATTGAAGTTCTTGAAAGAGATAAAACAGAGTTTGTAGGTGTAATTGATATGCAGCCAAATTTTGCTTTTGTTTCTACAGCAAATCCTAAAATGTACACTGATATTTTTATTCCAAAAGATAAAATTGGTGAAGCAGAAAATGGTGATGTTGTTTTAGTTAAGATTGAAGACTGGCCAAAAAGAGCCGATAGTCCGTTTGGATCTGTGATTCGTGTTCTTGGAAAACCCGGAGAACATAATACAGAGATTCATGCCATTTTAGCGGAATATGGTTTACCTTCAGATTTTCCGGTAGAAGTAGAGGTTTTTGCACAAAAACTGGATACTTCGATTCAGGAATCTGAAATTGCAAAACGTCGTGATATGCGTGATACACTTACGTTTACGATTGATCCAAAAGATGCAAAAGATTTTGATGATGCCTTGTCTTTCAAAAAGTTAGAAAACGGAAACTTTGAAATTGGAGTTCATATTGCCGATGTTTCGTATTATTTGGAAGAAGGAACAATTCTGGATGACGAAGCATATCAAAGAGCAACTTCGGTTTATTTGGTCGATAGAGTAGTGCCAATGCTTCCTGAAGTTTTATCAAATTTTGCGTGTTCACTTCGTCCGAATGAAGAGAAATATACTTTCTCTGCGATATTTGAAGTTTCGCCAACAGCTCAGGTTATTAATCAATGGTTTGGAAGAACGGTGATTTATTCAGATCAGCGTTTTGCTTATGAAGAAGCACAATATATCATTGAAACAAAAGACAATACAATTCCGGTTGATATTTCTATTACCGGAGAATCCTATATTGTTTCTGATGAAATTAGAGAAGCTACTTTAAAACTAGACGAATTAGCTAAGATTTTAAGAAAGAAAAGAATGCAACAAGGTGCTATTTCTTTTGATAAAGTCGAAGTAAAATTCAATCTTGATGAAGCGGGAGAACCAGAAGGTGTTTACTTCAAAATATCAAAAGATGCCAATCATTTGATTGAAGAATTTATGCTTCTAGCTAATAGAAAAGTAGCAGAATATATTGGTAAACAAAAGAAAACCTTCGTTTACCGTATTCACGACGAACCAAATGAAGATAAACTTATTGCAATGCAAACCGTAATTGCTAAATTTGGTTATAAGATTGATTTTAGAACAAAAGGCGATATAGCCAAATCAATTAACACTTTGATGGAAGAAGTAAGTGGTAAAAAAGAGCAAAACCTAATTGATACTCTTGCCATTAGAAGTATGAGTAAAGCCAAATATTCGACAGATAATATTGGACATTATGGTTTAGCTTTTGATTATTACAGCCATTTTACATCGCCAATTCGTCGTTATCCAGACGTTATGGTTCACAGGTTGTTACAATATTATCTGGATGGAGGAGCTTCTGTAGATGAAGAAGAGTACGAAACTAAATCTCTGCATTGTTCAAATATGGAAAACTTAGCAACAAATGCAGAGCGTGACAGTATCAAATACATGCAGGTTAAATACATGCAGGATCACCAAGACGAAGAATTTTTGGGAGTTATTTCTGGTGTTACCGAATGGGGAATTTATGTTGAAATCGTTTCTAATAAATGCGAAGGAATGGTAAGAATCAGAGAAATAAAAGATGATTATTATACTTTCGACGAAAGACAATATGCTTTGGTTGGAGCAACTTCAAACAGACTATTGCAATTGGGAGACGAAATTTATGTGAAAGTTAAAAATGCCGATTTAGTTAAAAAACAACTGGATTTTCATTTTTTAAGAAGAGCAGAATAA
- a CDS encoding DUF2007 domain-containing protein translates to MDSFQTIAVFNYLHETVVLKHLLEQEEIPYFFENEITLSVMPLYSNALGGIKLKVHPDDFEQVQEILDNLNNPLKIV, encoded by the coding sequence ATGGATAGCTTTCAAACCATTGCAGTCTTCAATTATCTGCACGAAACAGTGGTTCTCAAACACTTACTAGAACAGGAAGAAATTCCATATTTTTTTGAAAACGAAATAACGCTTTCGGTAATGCCGCTTTACTCAAATGCGCTGGGCGGAATCAAACTCAAAGTTCATCCGGACGATTTCGAACAAGTTCAGGAAATTCTCGATAATCTCAACAATCCTCTCAAAATCGTCTGA
- the rpiB gene encoding ribose 5-phosphate isomerase B translates to MKISIGNDHAGPEYKKAIVAMLEAKGYEVTNYGTDTDASVDYPDFGHPVANDVSEGKADFGIVICGSGNGIAMTVNKHPKVRAGLCWTKEIAYLTRLHNDANIVSIPARFTSIHQAVEIVETFLSTEFEGGRHQNRVNKIACS, encoded by the coding sequence ATGAAAATTTCGATAGGAAACGACCACGCAGGACCAGAATATAAAAAAGCAATTGTTGCTATGCTTGAAGCAAAAGGCTATGAAGTAACGAATTACGGAACTGATACAGATGCTTCTGTTGATTATCCTGATTTTGGACACCCAGTTGCGAATGACGTATCTGAAGGAAAAGCCGATTTTGGAATCGTAATCTGCGGAAGCGGAAACGGGATTGCAATGACTGTTAATAAACACCCGAAAGTAAGAGCTGGTTTATGCTGGACTAAAGAAATTGCGTATTTAACACGTTTACACAACGATGCTAATATTGTGAGTATTCCGGCACGCTTTACTTCTATTCATCAGGCGGTTGAGATTGTTGAAACTTTTTTAAGTACAGAATTTGAAGGCGGAAGACACCAAAATAGAGTTAATAAGATTGCTTGTTCGTAA
- a CDS encoding DUF1294 domain-containing protein, which produces MEIFLLYFLVLNIFVFVLAGYDKYQARKNKRRVPENTLFFLELIGGTIGLLTAMFLFRHKTSKTSFIVKFILIFLIQVVLIYLKLSGKI; this is translated from the coding sequence ATGGAAATTTTTTTACTGTATTTTTTAGTTCTTAACATTTTTGTTTTTGTTCTTGCTGGGTATGATAAATATCAAGCCCGAAAAAACAAACGAAGAGTTCCCGAAAATACTCTTTTCTTTTTAGAATTAATAGGCGGTACAATTGGCTTATTAACAGCTATGTTTTTATTCAGACATAAAACGAGTAAAACTTCATTTATTGTCAAATTTATACTGATTTTTTTAATTCAGGTTGTTTTAATCTATCTCAAATTATCTGGCAAAATATAG